One Hemibagrus wyckioides isolate EC202008001 linkage group LG07, SWU_Hwy_1.0, whole genome shotgun sequence DNA segment encodes these proteins:
- the mycb gene encoding transcriptional regulator Myc-B: protein MPLNVASKNYDYDYDSFQPYFYFDNEEENFYTQQHGQPPAPSEDIWKKFELLPTPPLSPSRRSSFSSSFPSTADQLEMVTEFLGDDAVNQSFICDSDSSQSLLKSIVIQDCMWSGFSAAAKLERVVSERLASIRAARKGSISKSECSEDSDSNAGYLQDVNVTSVSDCIDPSVVFPYPLTECVKLNKECESSLMDTPPNSGSSSSSDSESDDEDEEDEEEEEIDVVTVEKRKSAKKCDSSPVVLKRCHVTSQQHNYAAQPCTRSEQPAVKRLRFDNSSGARAHRQNRKCSSPKASDSEDNDKRRTHNVLERQRRNELKLSFFALRDEVPAVANNEKAAKVVILKKATEFIVGLQTEERKLLHSKEQLRKKWDHLKRRLEMLISS, encoded by the exons ATGCCGCTGAACGTGGCCAGCAAGAACTACGACTATGACTACGACTCGTTCCAGCCCTACTTCTATTTCGACAACGAGGAGGAGAACTTCTACACACAGCAGCATGGCCAGCCGCCGGCTCCCAGTGAGGACATCTGGAAGAAGTTCGAGCTCCTGCccactcctcctctctccccGAGCCGGCGCTCGTCCTTCTCCAGCTCTTTCCCCTCCACGGCTGATCAGCTGGAGATGGTCACAGAGTTCCTCGGGGACGACGCGGTGAATCAGAGCTTTATTTGCGACTCGGATTCGTCGCAGTCTTTGCTCAAGTCGATCGTCATTCAGGACTGCATGTGGAGCGGCTTCTCCGCGGCGGCTAAGCTGGAGAGAGTGGTGTCGGAGCGCCTAGCGTCCATCAGAGCGGCCCGGAAAGGCTCGATCTCCAAAAGCGAGTGCTCGGAGGACTCGGACTCAAATGCCGGCTACCTACAGGACGTTAATGTTACCTCTGTTTCGGACTGCATAGATCCTTCAGTGGTGTTTCCATACCCACTGACCGAGTGTGTGAAGTTGAATAAGGAGTGTGAAAGCTCTCTGATGGACACTCCGCCCAACAGCGGGAGCAGCAGCAGTAGCGACAGTGAATCCG ATGACGAGGacgaggaggatgaggaagaggaggagatcgATGTCGTGACTGTAGAGAAAAGAAAGTCGGCCAAGAAGTGCGACTCGAGCCCCGTGGTGCTGAAGCGGTGTCACGTGACAAGCCAGCAGCACAACTACGCGGCGCAGCCGTGCACGCGGAGCGAGCAGCCCGCCGTCAAGCGGCTCCGCTTCGACAACAGCAGcggcgcgcgcgcacacagacaAAACCGCAAATGCTCGAGTCCCAAAGCCTCGGACTCTGAGGACAACGACAAACGGCGGACTCACAACGTGCTGGAGCGGCAGCGGCGCAACGAGCTCAAGTTGAGCTTCTTCGCCCTGCGTGACGAGGTCCCGGCTGTAGCCAACAACGAGAAGGCGGCCAAGGTGGTCATCTTAAAAAAGGCCACGGAGTTCATTGTAGGACTGCAGACTGAAGAACGAAAGCTCCTGCACTCTAAAGAGCAGCTCAGGAAAAAGTGGGACCACTTAAAAAGGAGACTGGAAATGCTGATTAGCTCGTGA